In the genome of Spirochaetia bacterium, one region contains:
- a CDS encoding HAMP domain-containing histidine kinase translates to MRRFFVRVFLTIAGIALLVLLLSTTLVFFAFRGRSTEWGEQAYEMFCDKMAKQISSAGNYISFNQFVDIAYELANYDDRISGLLFRDSSGRVVFSAGTTSDGKALGQRKIGDEEILKRQLAGSTRRTNFLEGENLDPSTFKTVEVSEPVTILNMGYDLTNQFQVYLSASYGILPSRTLEMPSMVKAGQIAGSLMICTDSYYSFSVDVLTYTPDTYGNTGELVHYVFGKAIAAGLLSLVLALLLSFFFSRKNQKYVGDVEKSLKALADGKEDVTLPKTKVEEFKQINAAVEDLGKSLSLNRANRRAWLRNISHDMNTPVTSMRLLVDGMLDGMFPMDKHIIGRLSTELNDLSGRINRVREYAGLQSPDRKASPEGVDAADFMHTLLLAYKNDEKRVEVTTKSEVIDCDPELMSRAMKELLDNALAATKGKVTVLLDRRRIEVSNEGSLPAGIDFFEPWERGDKGRTSGGNGLGLSIVSQVMRLHGGTAEIKSEEGKVTVYLAWPEEKSSSVPVKSRRLKLPSA, encoded by the coding sequence ATGAGACGGTTCTTTGTCCGAGTCTTCCTGACTATTGCGGGCATAGCGCTGCTTGTGCTTTTGCTGAGTACCACATTGGTCTTTTTCGCTTTCCGTGGCCGGAGTACCGAATGGGGTGAGCAAGCCTATGAAATGTTCTGCGACAAGATGGCGAAGCAGATAAGCAGTGCGGGAAACTATATTTCTTTCAATCAATTTGTCGATATTGCTTATGAGCTTGCAAATTACGATGACCGTATCAGCGGCTTGCTTTTCAGGGATTCAAGCGGAAGGGTTGTCTTTTCTGCCGGTACGACAAGCGATGGCAAGGCTCTTGGACAACGTAAGATCGGTGATGAGGAGATACTGAAGCGACAGCTTGCAGGCAGTACCCGAAGGACTAATTTTTTGGAGGGCGAGAATCTTGATCCATCTACGTTCAAGACAGTCGAGGTAAGCGAACCTGTCACTATCCTCAACATGGGATATGATTTGACGAACCAGTTCCAGGTCTATCTCTCAGCTTCTTATGGCATTTTGCCGTCAAGGACTCTTGAGATGCCTTCGATGGTCAAGGCCGGACAGATTGCAGGTAGCCTGATGATCTGTACGGACAGCTACTATTCATTCAGCGTGGATGTGCTGACATATACGCCTGATACCTACGGAAATACCGGTGAATTGGTCCATTATGTCTTTGGCAAGGCAATTGCGGCCGGATTGCTTTCCTTGGTTCTTGCCCTGTTGCTCAGTTTTTTCTTCAGTAGGAAAAACCAAAAATATGTGGGCGATGTCGAGAAATCGTTGAAAGCTCTTGCAGATGGAAAGGAAGATGTAACTCTTCCAAAGACCAAGGTCGAGGAATTCAAGCAGATAAATGCGGCAGTAGAAGACCTTGGCAAATCACTTTCCCTCAACAGAGCCAACCGAAGAGCTTGGTTACGGAATATTTCCCATGATATGAATACTCCCGTTACTTCCATGCGTCTTTTGGTCGATGGCATGCTGGACGGAATGTTTCCTATGGACAAACATATTATCGGTAGACTGTCTACTGAACTGAATGACCTGTCTGGCCGAATCAACAGGGTAAGGGAATATGCCGGACTGCAAAGTCCTGACAGAAAAGCAAGCCCCGAAGGTGTCGACGCTGCCGATTTCATGCATACTCTTCTTCTTGCTTATAAGAATGATGAGAAAAGGGTAGAGGTTACCACAAAGAGCGAAGTGATTGACTGTGACCCTGAACTGATGTCCCGTGCCATGAAGGAACTGCTGGACAATGCACTTGCCGCAACCAAAGGCAAAGTGACCGTGTTGCTTGACAGGAGAAGGATTGAGGTCTCGAACGAGGGGTCCCTGCCTGCCGGCATTGATTTCTTTGAACCTTGGGAAAGAGGCGACAAGGGACGGACAAGCGGTGGAAACGGGCTTGGGTTGTCTATTGTGTCCCAGGTAATGCGCTTGCATGGGGGAACGGCAGAGATCAAAAGCGAGGAAGGAAAGGTAACGGTTTATCTTGCCTGGCCTGAGGAGAAATCAAGTTCAGTCCCTGTGAAATCCAGAAGGCTGAAGTTACCCTCTGCATAG
- a CDS encoding Gx transporter family protein — protein MRLTMWHIDDNKDRLVYLAALSLMLSSIEYLIPKPLPFLKLGLGNLPLLLGLTLLPVKEYFLLALLKTICQGIIGGTLVSPFFVLSFCGTFASAAVMLIFHRLLKKKVTLFSISTLGAMANNLTQLALAALLIYGKTIFIATPLLLAVGLIAAPLLGLFAQAMVENTKFYTLAISNSLPHFQADNEKLAEKRLSVRQVTFISISIAGIVASFLTSNPVLLAIGTVILLVCQKLSGRKVMLGIDIGLMISMVILSLLDRNGKVLLSLGPLQVTQGALVSALARGLRILMIMASSQILSATKILRLPLLGSIFSLSARTVARFSKTSGTLFKRIDESLLGQSDNFQPSPQKYENMTGRTD, from the coding sequence ATGAGGTTGACGATGTGGCACATTGATGATAACAAAGACAGGCTTGTCTATCTGGCAGCCCTTTCCCTCATGCTGAGCAGCATTGAGTACCTTATTCCGAAACCACTCCCGTTCCTCAAACTCGGACTGGGAAATCTGCCATTGCTGCTGGGACTCACCCTGCTTCCCGTAAAAGAGTATTTTCTCCTTGCCCTGCTCAAGACAATCTGCCAAGGCATCATCGGGGGCACATTGGTCTCTCCGTTCTTTGTACTTTCCTTTTGCGGTACTTTTGCTTCCGCTGCCGTCATGCTGATCTTCCATAGATTACTGAAAAAGAAGGTAACTTTGTTTTCCATCTCCACGCTCGGAGCTATGGCGAACAACCTTACACAGCTGGCACTTGCGGCACTGCTCATCTACGGCAAGACAATCTTCATTGCAACGCCCCTGCTCCTGGCAGTGGGTCTGATTGCAGCCCCACTGCTTGGATTGTTTGCACAAGCAATGGTGGAAAATACTAAATTCTATACATTGGCAATATCCAACAGCCTCCCTCACTTTCAAGCTGATAATGAAAAACTTGCAGAAAAACGGCTTTCTGTACGACAGGTAACCTTCATTTCCATATCCATTGCCGGAATCGTGGCTTCGTTTCTTACAAGCAATCCGGTACTGCTCGCCATCGGGACAGTCATCCTGCTTGTGTGCCAGAAACTAAGCGGAAGGAAGGTAATGCTCGGCATCGACATAGGATTGATGATTTCAATGGTCATCCTCTCCTTGCTGGACCGAAACGGGAAAGTCCTGCTGTCACTGGGCCCACTGCAGGTTACGCAGGGAGCATTGGTTTCAGCCTTGGCAAGAGGCCTTCGGATTTTGATGATCATGGCATCAAGCCAGATACTCAGTGCCACAAAAATACTGCGTCTACCATTGTTGGGAAGCATCTTCTCTCTCTCTGCCAGAACCGTAGCACGTTTTTCAAAGACCTCAGGAACCCTTTTCAAAAGGATCGATGAGTCATTGCTCGGACAATCAGACAATTTTCAACCCAGCCCACAAAAATATGAGAATATGACTGGAAGAACTGATTAA
- the yfcE gene encoding phosphodiesterase, which translates to MKLLLASDIHGSAWYCAKLMEAYTKGNYDKLLLLGDILYHGPRNDLPREYAPKKVIAMLNPLKHDIICVQGNCDAEVDQMVLEFDISSAHTELVADGKTFFLVHGHHPFPYISAGRYHTADWDIPTYLFVSNWKGKILHLNPGSVSLPKGGWCPTYISYAEGNFSLLDFTGTELDFSSGQAR; encoded by the coding sequence ATGAAACTGTTGCTTGCATCTGATATACATGGAAGTGCCTGGTACTGTGCCAAGCTCATGGAAGCCTACACCAAAGGCAACTATGACAAACTGCTCCTGTTGGGCGATATCCTTTATCACGGTCCCAGGAATGACCTGCCACGTGAGTATGCTCCGAAAAAAGTCATTGCCATGTTGAATCCCCTCAAACATGATATTATCTGTGTCCAGGGTAATTGTGATGCAGAAGTTGACCAGATGGTCCTGGAGTTTGATATATCAAGCGCCCATACGGAATTGGTAGCTGACGGCAAGACTTTTTTCCTTGTACATGGGCACCATCCCTTTCCCTACATATCTGCAGGAAGGTACCATACTGCTGACTGGGACATACCCACATACCTCTTCGTGAGCAATTGGAAGGGAAAAATCCTGCATCTCAACCCTGGTTCGGTTTCATTGCCGAAAGGCGGTTGGTGCCCCACCTACATCAGCTATGCAGAGGGTAACTTCAGCCTTCTGGATTTCACAGGGACTGAACTTGATTTCTCCTCAGGCCAGGCAAGATAA
- a CDS encoding response regulator transcription factor yields the protein MDKPMIYVIEDHDVIRDGVKQYLELSGFDCMTFANLKEADIGFSDRLPDLLLQDVMLPDGDGFEYVKELRKKYDFPVIFMTARVEESDRILGFEIGADDYITKPFSPKELVLRVKAVLRRYQKAKLGYSGDEVDMTFEFNGNTLKIERDAHQCSVGGELLSLTAAEWRVLLCLVDNAHLLVSRGKILEECFDYSAESYERIVDTHIKNIRAKLGDGGWIETVRGYGYRFVGICQDDDA from the coding sequence ATGGATAAGCCAATGATATATGTTATTGAAGATCATGATGTCATCAGAGATGGAGTCAAACAATACCTGGAGTTATCGGGTTTTGACTGCATGACGTTTGCGAATCTCAAGGAAGCGGACATCGGTTTTTCCGATCGTTTGCCGGACCTGCTGCTGCAGGATGTCATGCTTCCTGATGGGGACGGATTTGAATATGTGAAGGAACTTCGAAAGAAGTATGATTTTCCTGTCATATTCATGACGGCCCGTGTAGAAGAGTCCGATAGGATCCTAGGATTTGAAATCGGTGCTGACGACTACATTACAAAACCGTTTTCTCCGAAAGAACTTGTGTTGAGAGTCAAGGCCGTACTACGCAGGTACCAGAAAGCAAAGCTCGGATACTCCGGAGATGAGGTTGATATGACCTTTGAGTTCAACGGCAATACTCTGAAGATTGAGCGTGATGCCCATCAATGTTCTGTAGGCGGAGAATTGCTTTCGCTTACTGCCGCAGAATGGCGGGTGCTGCTGTGCCTTGTTGACAATGCACACCTTTTGGTATCCCGCGGAAAGATATTGGAAGAATGTTTTGACTATAGTGCAGAAAGCTATGAACGTATCGTAGATACCCATATCAAGAATATCAGGGCAAAACTTGGTGACGGCGGATGGATTGAGACTGTAAGAGGTTATGGGTATCGTTTCGTCGGCATCTGTCAGGACGATGATGCATGA
- a CDS encoding NusG domain II-containing protein, translating into MKLSDKPTFADYLILALAIALTLVLSFGLHGSSSSSTYLDVQCKGNHYLYSLDKDKELTFTGLLGPTTIEIKDGKAAFIESPCKNKICIKMGWISRPGQFAACLPNGVLITIKGKDADNEVDDVAH; encoded by the coding sequence ATGAAACTGTCCGACAAACCTACATTTGCAGACTATCTTATTCTAGCTTTGGCCATTGCATTGACATTGGTGCTTTCCTTTGGTTTGCATGGCAGCAGTTCCTCATCGACCTATCTGGATGTACAATGCAAAGGGAACCATTATCTCTATTCATTGGACAAGGACAAGGAACTTACATTCACGGGACTGCTGGGTCCGACGACAATAGAGATCAAAGACGGCAAGGCGGCATTCATCGAAAGCCCCTGCAAGAACAAGATATGCATAAAGATGGGATGGATCAGCAGACCAGGACAGTTTGCGGCCTGCCTTCCCAATGGGGTCCTGATTACCATCAAAGGCAAGGATGCCGACAATGAGGTTGACGATGTGGCACATTGA
- a CDS encoding MATE family efflux transporter: MEMTEYPDKDFLATEPVRKLVLRLAFPAVVAQVVNLLYNLVDRIYIGHMGAGSTVALTALGVCFPILTMVAAFTALVANGSAPRASIFLGRRKTAEAEKIMGNSFSALVAVACVLTFLLIVFDRPLLLFFGASPVTLDYAKSYLDIYAVGTIFVQLAMGMNNFITAQGYSRQAMISVVIGAALNIALDPIFIFVFHMGVRGAALATIISQACSALYVLRFLLGKRTVLKLRKENLKIVWHILLPSLGLGVGPFIMTSTESALLAAFNVNLLKYGGNLAIGAMTICNSVVSVIHYFVLGLGQGGQPVISFNYGSGDSKRMHQAIRVVFVSSLVVSFTFFSLFELFPGVFAAIFTSDPDLISMSTWALRVYAASVGVFGLQNAAQLTFTSLGQAKVSSSIAILRKLVLLIPLTFILPLFMADKVLAVFMAEPLSDGISVIYTMVMYFLVMRRIDRKLVR; the protein is encoded by the coding sequence ATGGAAATGACAGAGTATCCTGACAAAGACTTTCTGGCTACGGAACCTGTCAGAAAACTGGTATTGCGGCTTGCATTTCCTGCAGTCGTCGCACAGGTCGTGAACCTGCTGTACAATCTGGTGGATCGCATCTATATCGGGCATATGGGAGCTGGCAGTACAGTGGCTTTGACAGCTCTTGGCGTGTGCTTTCCCATACTTACCATGGTAGCGGCTTTCACTGCGTTGGTTGCCAACGGCAGTGCTCCCCGTGCGTCCATATTCTTAGGAAGGAGAAAGACTGCTGAAGCTGAGAAAATCATGGGAAACAGTTTCTCGGCCCTCGTAGCTGTGGCGTGTGTCCTGACGTTCCTGTTGATTGTCTTTGACCGGCCATTGCTGCTGTTCTTCGGAGCCAGTCCAGTGACTTTGGACTATGCCAAAAGCTACCTGGACATCTATGCAGTCGGTACCATATTCGTCCAGCTTGCCATGGGAATGAACAATTTCATCACTGCCCAAGGTTATTCTCGGCAGGCAATGATTTCTGTAGTAATTGGGGCAGCGCTGAATATTGCCTTGGACCCCATTTTTATCTTTGTCTTTCATATGGGTGTCCGCGGGGCTGCCTTGGCAACGATTATTTCCCAGGCCTGTTCTGCCTTGTATGTATTGCGTTTCCTGCTTGGGAAACGGACCGTCCTGAAACTACGGAAGGAAAATCTGAAAATTGTCTGGCATATATTGCTGCCGAGCCTTGGACTGGGTGTAGGACCTTTTATCATGACAAGCACGGAGAGTGCCTTGCTTGCGGCCTTCAATGTGAATCTGCTGAAATATGGCGGAAACTTGGCTATAGGTGCGATGACAATCTGCAATTCAGTGGTAAGTGTCATTCATTATTTTGTCCTTGGCTTGGGACAGGGCGGACAGCCTGTCATCAGTTTCAACTATGGTTCGGGTGACAGCAAGCGGATGCATCAGGCAATTCGGGTTGTCTTTGTTTCCAGCCTTGTCGTTTCCTTTACTTTCTTTTCTTTGTTTGAGCTGTTTCCTGGCGTTTTTGCGGCCATATTTACCTCCGATCCTGATCTTATTTCCATGTCCACGTGGGCACTGAGGGTCTATGCGGCTTCTGTCGGTGTGTTCGGGTTGCAGAATGCTGCGCAGCTTACCTTTACCTCTCTTGGACAGGCAAAGGTATCAAGCTCCATTGCAATATTACGCAAACTTGTACTGCTCATTCCGCTTACCTTCATCCTGCCGTTGTTCATGGCTGACAAAGTGCTCGCGGTCTTTATGGCTGAACCGCTTTCTGATGGTATTTCCGTCATCTATACGATGGTGATGTATTTTCTTGTCATGCGAAGGATCGACAGGAAACTGGTGCGATAA